CTATTACTTTAAAGCTGCTAATAATTTCTCTGCTACTACTTCTGATGAAGCAGGGTTCTGACCTGTTATAAGATTTCCATCTTGTACAGCGTAAGAAGCCCAATCTTCTTTCTTAGAATAGATTCCGCCATTTTCTTGTAGCATGTCTTCTACTAAGAAAGGAACAACCTCAGTTAGTTGAACAGCTGCTTCTTCACTATTTGCGAAACCAGTAACCTTTTTACCATTTACTAAAGCTTTACCATCTTTTCCTTTTACACCTTTTAAAGCTGCAGGAGCGTGACATACAAAAGCAATTGGTTTTTCTTGTTCATTGAATGTTTCAATCAATTTGATTGAAGTAGCGTCGTTTGCTAAATCCCATAACGGTCCGTGACCACCTGGGTAGAAAACTGCATCAAAATCAGAAGCATTTACATCAGCTAATTTTTTAGTGTTGTTGATAACACTCTGAGCATCTTTATCTTCTTTATAACGCTTTGTATCTTTTGTCTGAGCATCTTCTGAATCACTACTTGGATCAATTGGTGCTTGACCACCTTTTGGTGTAGCCACTGTAATTTCAGCCCCTTTATCTAATAATGCGTAATACGGAGCTGCAAACTCTTCAATCCAAAATCCTGTTTTCTTTCCTGTGTCTCCTAATTGATCATGAGACGTTAATACAAATAATATTTTCATTGTTTTTTGTTTTTAAGTTATTGATTTATAGCAAGTCTTTTATTTAGACTTTAACTATCATTTTTCCTTTATTTTTACCATCCATCATATCTAAGAACGCTTGTGGGGTATTCTCAAATCCTTCAACAACAGTTTCTTTATACTTTAATTTACCTTCACCTAACCAAGTTGCTAATTGCTTCATAGCTACGGGGAATTTATCTGCGTAGTTAGAAACAATAAATCCTTGCATTAATGCACTATTCTTAACCAAGAAAGGTTGTACAGCAACTGCCATTGGTATTTCTGTTTTATTGTAAACAGAAATAGCACCACAGATGATAATACGTGCAAACTGATTTATATTGAATAAAACAGCATCGGAAATTGGTCCGCCAACATTATCAAAATAGATATCCACTCCGTTTGGTGCCGCTTCTTTAATGGCGGCTTTCATATCCTTAGTAGTTTTATAATTGATACCATGATCAAACCCAAATTCAGATTTCAACATATCAATCTTTTCATCTGTACCAGCAATACCAATAACATTAAGTCCAAGTATTTTACCGATCTGACCCACAACACTACCAACGGCACCTGCAGCACCTGAAACAACTAAAGTTTCACCTTTTTTTGGTTTTCCTATTTCGTGAAGTCCTAAAAAGGCAGTTAAGCCAGTCATACCAACAATACCTAAATATGCACTTAATGGTGCTTTACTTTTATCTATTTTTTGTAAGCCTTCGCCAGTAGAAATTTGCTTCTCTTTCCATTGCAATAAGCCTGATACGAAATCACCTTTTTTGAATTTGTCGTTCTTGGTTTCAATAACTTCTGCTACCACCCCGGAGCTTATTGGTTCATCTAACTTAAAAGGTGGTACATACGATTTAGCATCGCTCATACGACCTCTTAAATAAGGGTCTACAGAAATATATTTTGCTTCTAACAATAATTGACCATCAGAAATACTAGGATTTACATCAGATTCAACAAATTCAAAGTCAGAAAGGGTAGGAGTACCTACCGGACGTTTTTTTAAATTAATGGACTTATTCATAAGTTATTATTTAAATTTTATGCTAAATTATTGCCTAAGAGATATGTAATAATTAGTGCTTTTACAAGTATGCTTTCATGTAACTGATTGCAAACTTCCAATCTTTTTTTCTTAGACAGTTCAAAGATATTACAAAAAAAGAATGAACATTCATTTTTTAACAAAGGTTTATAAAAGGTGTTTCTTTTTTGGATTAAAAAAAAGCATCTGTTACGATGCTTTTTAGTTCATGCTGCAATCTATTCCATTATTGTAATGGCTTTCACATTCACAAATTCTTTCATTCCAAATCCTCCATGTTCTCTTCCGTAACCTGAATCTTTTACACCACCAAAAGGCATCATTGGGTTTGCTAATCCGAAGGAATTTATAAATACCATACCCGTGTCAAAATGCTTTTCAGCCAATTCAATTGCCTTATCAACATCTTTAGAAAAGATTCCGCCGCCTAATCCAAATCTGCTATCATTAGCGATACGCATGGCATCTTCATTGTCCTTTGCTTTAATTAATGAAGCAACCGGTCCGAATAGCTCATCATCATATGCTGGTTGACCTGGCGTTACATTGCCTAATACCGTGGCAGGGTAGAAGTAGCCTTCCCCTTCAGGAATTTTTCCGCCACATAAAATTTCAGCACCTTTATCAACACTTTCTTCAAGCTGTTCGTGAATCTTTTTCCTTAAATCTTCACGAGCCATTGGTCCTAGTTCCGTTTCCTCTTTTTTGGGATCACCTACTTTTAAGGCATCCATAGCCTTTACGAATTTCTCTTTAAACTCGTCATACACTTTTTCTGTAGCAACAAATCTTTTAGCCGCAATACAGGTTTCTCCATTATTATAAATACGACCCATTACACTTTTTTCAACAGCCAAATCAATATCTGCATCATCTAACACCAAGTAGGCATCATTACTACCCAATTCTAATACTGTCTTTTTCAATTGTGCACCAGCCAATTCGCCAATTTTTTCTCCTGCTACCGGACTACCGGTTAAGGTAACACCTCTAATTAATTTATGTTCTATAATCGCATTAGACTGCTCATGATCAATAACCATGACATTGAATAAATTCTCAGGTAGACCAGCTGTATCAAATATAGATTTCAACAATTTTGCCGTACCTGTAACGTTAGATGCATGTTTTAGCAAAATACTGTTACCAGCCATTAAGTTAACAATAGTATATCTTAATACTTGATAACTTGGGTAGTTCCATGGTTGAATACCATATATAATTCCCATGGGTGAATAGGTTATAATTCCTCTTCCTCCATCGGATAATTTTCTTTCTTCATTTTTTAAAAATTCTGGAGCGTTCTCTGCAGAATAATCGCAAATTGATGTACAAAGGTCGACTTCATGCTCGCTTTGAGATAAAAGTTTACCCATTTCATCGGTCATTAACTCTGCTAGCTCTTTCTTATAATTCTGTAATTCTTTACCTATAGATTTTATAATCTCGCCGCGTTCTTCAATGGATTTCATTTTCCATTTCAAAAATGCTTTTTGAGAGTTTTGGATGCTTTCTTCCACCTGATCATCTGTCATATATGTGTATGTGGACAGTGTTTTTCCTGTAGTAGGGTTAATTGTTTTGAATGTATCTTGTTTTGTTGTCGTAGACATAATTTGTTTTTAAATTTTATTTATTGTTGTTCACTTGGTACCAAATACACATCATTGATGTTTACTCTATTTGGTTGTGTTAAAACATAGTAGATGCTGTTAGCAATATCTTCTGCTTCTAAGGTTTCCATCTTTTGCATTTCTTTCATCATCTCTTTAATATCCTCATCGCTAATGGTGCTTGTCAAATTAGTAGCCACTGCACCAGGTTCTATAGAGGTGATATTAATTCCGTATTTCGGTGCCAATTCTTGACGCAGTCCTTCTGAAAACATTTTCACTGCAGATTTGGTTGCACAGTACACTGCACCACCTGGAAAATATCTATTTGCAGCCATTGAAGAAATATTAATGATATTACCGCCTTTGTTAGCTTTTAGCTCTGGTAATACTGCAGCAACTCCGTTCAGGACTCCTTTGATATTCACATCTACCATCTTATCCCACTCGTCAGTTTTAAGTTTTTCAACAAATGATAAAGGCATTAATCCTGCGTTGTTTATTAAACCTGATATTTTACCGTATTTGCGTTTAGTTTTAGAAACAACATTTTCGAAATCTGCTTTCTTTGTTACATCGCCCGCTACCACTAAGGCTTCTCCGCCTTTTTCAATAATGTCAGATTTCAGGTCGTTTAACTCATCTTCGCTTCTCGCCATTAAAACAACCTTAACTCCATTTTCAGCTAGTTTTATTGCTGTTGCTTTGCCAATTCCGCTTGATGCTCCCGTTATTATAATTACTTTATCTTCTAATTTCATAGTGTATTAATTTTGATTTGAAGACAAGTTAATAGGTATGAAATGACTCTTTTAGCTAGATTAAATGAAGTATTGACGGATATGGAAATGAGGTAAGATTGAAACTTTACGAGTCAAAAAAACCAGCGAAATAGAACCCTCTGGCAAGTACACAAGTAATTACACTAGCAATATGATTATTGCTATGTATAATAATAGGAAGGATATTCAGTGGTCATAAAGCACATGACCGCAAGCTCTATCATAGCATGTACAGCAATGCTTTAAGTTGTTCTAGACCTGAAAAAAAGTAGAAAACAGACAATTATCGACACCTCTATATCGTCGGCAACACGGTTAATTAAAAAAAAAGATTGTTTAAGCACTTGCTGTTGGTGTGCAAGACGCTCTTTTCAATAACATATATTCTCCCTTTGTTTTAAAATCACGAATAGATGAACCTGTATAACGTTTAAAAGTTTTTGAAAGATGACTTACATCGGTAAAACCTAAATCATCTGCAATTTGTGTTAATGTGTAATCTGAATTTAAAAGCCGAATCTCTACTAACTTCAGTTTTGCCTTAATGATATATTCTCGCAAAGACATGCTCACTTGCTTTTTAAAATATTCGCTTACATATGTAGGTGACATCATAAAAACATCGGCTAAATTTTCAACTTTCAATAATTCAGTCTTGTCAATATTGATATTAATATAAGTCAGCATCTTAGTAATTCTTTCATCAGAATTGTTCTTTGGTAATTCAAAGTAGTTGCTCTTTTTAATATTGCGAATTAAGATTTCTAAAATACTAGTCATTAAACTAGTGACTAGGTTTATTGATTCTTCTCCATAATTTCTAGATTCTTGAAGAATCATACCAATTAGGTTTTCTAAATAGCTTCTATCTAATTCATTTTTAATAATATCTCCTGGTAACTGATTGTAATTAGATAATATAAACGAAGCTTCTTTAAACCACTCATTTCTATCAATGGTAATTCTGTTTGCATTCTTAAAAAATGAATCAGTAAACTTTAGAAATACAAATCTGGTAGGTTTTTCTATAGTAAAAGAATGGCATTTTAACGGAGGTAATAAAAACATACTATTCTTCCCATAGGCATAATCATTATAATTAATGCACTGTGTGCCTTGTCCATCTTTAATTAGAACCAACTCAAAAAAATTGTTCTTAACCGGGCGTTGTTTCCAATCCGTTAACTCTATTTCTTGTATTTCAAAAGGTTTGTAGGCTTCTAATACTTGCATTTTAATGGTATTTATGGAATAATAGGACAAATTTAGGCTAAAAAATAGGTTTCAAACTAATTCACTAACTCATTAACCTTTATTTATACCATTAATTCCAACATTTCAACTACAAAAAAACGCTCTAAAGCTAGTAACTTTGTTTTAGAAGGATTTCAAATAATTAGTATATCGTAAATGGATTTATTTAATCAGGCGGACTTATTTTCAAAAAACGAAGTCCGTAAAATAGAATTTGATTTACCAGGAGCTAATGTTACTTTATTCAAGAATTTCTTCAGTTTAGAAGAAAGCAATAAGCTGTATAATAGCCTATTACAAAACACCCCATGGCAGCAAGAGCAAATTACCATTCATGGAAAAGATGTAGACTATCCCAGATTAACAGCTTGGTATGGAGATGTTACCAAGGATATTAAATACACGAATACAAAAAGTACAATGCATTTATGGAATGCTGATTTACTTTTTATTAAAGAGCGAATAGAGCAGGAGGTCAATGTAAAATTTACACGTTGTTTGCTTAATTATTATAGAGATGGCAAAGACAGTGTAGATTGGCACCAAGACTATAAAGGAGACCAACGTAAAAACACAGTTATTGCTTCGGTAACTTTTGGAGAGACCAGACCTTTTCAATTAAAACATACTACCCGTAAAGATTTAAAACGTGTAGCTATTCCTTTAACTCACGGAAGCCTACTTCTAATGAAAGGTGCTACTCAAGATAACTGGAAACATAAAATACCAAAAACAAAAAAACAGATTCATCCAAGAATTAATCTTACGTTTCGGTGGATCAACTAACCTTATATTTACATACATTACGTTTTGATTGTATACTTTTAGTAAATTAAACTTAAGTAATATCCTATGAAAAAATCTTATTTAACGGTAGTCGTGCATATTTTAGCAAAAGAAGAATATAGAGAAGATGTAAAAGCGGAATTACTAAAACTTGTTGGTCCTACTAGAGGTGAAGAGGGTAATATTTCATATGACCTACATCAAGATAATTCTAACCCAAATTTATTCTTATTCCATGAGAAATGGGTTAGTCAAGAATTACTTCAAAAACATTCTCAAAGTAAACATATTGCTGAATATAAGGCTGCAACCGAAGAGAAGTTAGTTGATGTCACTTTGTTTAAAATGACAGAACTGACCAACTAACTTTGTATTAATAAAGGTTTCCCTATAAATTATTATAGTTTAATTCAATAAAATGAATTGAATCAAGTGCTTTTTGGCTTAAAATTAAGATTTCACCTCTATAAAACCTCTATTTATACCTTCTTCTCCTTTTTTTATACATTATAAAAACTTTATTTCCTATTTACCTTTGCCATATAAATAGGATTAACCTTATTAAAACATATAAAAATGAATTTACACGAAACATTAAACTGGAGATACACAACAAAGGAATACGACACCACCAAGAAAATTTCTGATGCAGATATGGCAGAAGTCAAAAACTTGTTAAGAATGAGTCCTTCAAGTGTAAACCTACAACCTTGGCATTTTATAGTTGCTGAAACTACAGAAGGTAAAGCACGCATTGCTAAGGGGACTCAAGGTTTTTTTAGTTTTAACGAGCCAAAAGTAACTAATGCTTCAGCTGTTGTTTTATTTTGTTCAAAAATTGATGCAGATGATGCCTACTATCAGCATATTGCAGATACAGAAGATGAAAGCGGAAGATTCCCTAACCAAGATATTAAAAACGGATTTTTAGGTGCTGTAAAAGCTTTTACAGGTATTCATAAATACGATTTAAAAGACTTACAACACTGGATGGAAAAGCAAGTATATCTTAACATTGGAAACTTTTTATTGGGAGTTGCAAGTTTAGGAATTGATGCTACACCAATGGAAGGTATTGATGTAAAAGCTTTGGATGAAGAATTCGGTTTAAGAGAAAAAGGATACACTTCTTTAGTAGCTGTTTCTTTAGGATATAGAGCTGAATCTGATTTTAATTCAACTGAAAAAACTCCTAAATCTAGATTACCAGAAAGTGAAATTTTCACGTTAATATAATAACACGAAGCTAATATGAAAGCAATAGGATACAAGGAGAACCTCCCAATAGAGAATGTAAAATCTCTTCAAGACATCGAAATAGATACTCCCAAAGCAAAAGGAAGAGATATTCTAGTTGAGATAAAAGCCATTTCTGTAAACCCGGCAGATTATAAAGTAAGAGCAGGTATGCCTGTTGAAGGCGATGATTGGAAAATTATTGGTTGGGATGCTACTGGGATTGTAAAAGAAGTTGGAGAAGATGTTACGTTGTTTAAGGTTGGTGACGAAGTTTGGTATGCGGGCGATTTCACGAGACAAGGAAGTTATGCTCAGTATCAAGTGGTAGATGAGCGTATTGTGGGCAAGAAACCATCTAGCTTATCTTATGCTGAAGCTGCGGCTTTACCATTAACTTCTCTTACGGCTTGGGAAATGTTGTTTGATAGATTAGAAGTTGCAACCGATGATGCCAGTAAATCTATTCTAGTAATTGGTGCTGCAGGTGGTGTTGGTTCTATTTTGGTACAATTAGCTAAGAAGCTTACAAAACTGAATATTATAGGAACGGCTTCCCGTGAAGAAACTACAGATTGGTTAAAAGAATTGGGTGCTGACTCGGTTATTAATCACAGAAATAAATTGAGTGAGGAATTTGAGAAATACAAGCTTCCTGCTCCTGATTACATCGTGAGTTTAAATGCTACCGAGCAACATGCAGACGAGATTGTAAAGGTGATAAAGCCACAAGGTAAATTCGGTTTTATTGATGACCCTAAGTCATTTAATGTCATGCCTTTTAAAGGTAAGGCTGTGTCTACTCATATTGAGTTGATGTTCACTAGTTCTATGTTCCAAACGGAAGATATGATTGAGCAACACAACATCTTAAATGAGGTTTCTAAATTGATAGACAACGGAACTATTAAAACCACTTTAGGAGAAAACTTTGGAACTATTAACGCAGAGAATATGCGTAAAGCCCATGCTTTCTTAGAAACAGGAAAAGCAAAAGGTAAAATTGTTTTAGAAGGATTTTAGACGCAATGAGTCAAATAATTTAAAAAGAAAATGAAAACTACACTTAAAATATTTCTTATAGCAGCAATTTTTGCTGGTACTTCGGCAAATGCACAGGTAAATACGATTGATTCCGTGGCAACTTCAAAAGTGCAGCATTTCAATTTTGATGAAATGGAATCGGAAACTATTGGCGAAGGTATTCAGCGTAAATGGTTTCATGGAGAAAAAGGTCAAATGACCATTTTCAATTTGGAAAAAGGGGCACATATTCCATGGCACCAACATCCTAATGAGCAGATTACCTATATCATGTCCGGTAAGGTTAAAATCAAGACTATTATCGACGGCAAAGAGGAGTTTGTTATTGTTTCTGGAGGCGAGGTAATTGTATTCCCAGAGAACATACCTCATGAGTTTTGGGCTTTAGAAAAAACGGTGGATTTAGATGTTCACGTTCCGGTTCGTCAAGATTGGTTGTCGAAAGAGTTGCCTGATTATTTAAAGAAGAGCGAATAAATAGAAAACTAATAGGATGACATCAATCAAAATGAAATATAACTTTTTAATTGCATTAGCACTAACTGTAAGTTTTTTTTTAAATGCACAAACACCAACAACAGACAATATTAAGTCTGTAAACGAAGTAGTTACCGCAGATAATGTAGAATGGAGTTGGTTAAATCCGTTGCGAGGAGATAAAAGTCCGGCTGCAGGTAAACTTTGGGGAGACCGTACAAAAAACGAACCAGCAGGGTTTTTAGTGAAATTCAAAAAAGGTTTTTCATCACCTCCACACATTCACAACATAACTTATAGAGGTGTTGTAATTAAAGGTTTGTTGCACAATGATGATGAAAATGCCGAAAAACAATGGCTTCCGGCAGGTTCTTATTGGCAGCAGCCAGCAGGCGAAGCACATATTACAGCTGCTGACGGTGAAGAAAATATGGCGTTTTTAGACATTCAAGAAGGTCCGTATTTAGTAAAACCAACATCTGAAGCTTTTGATAATGGCGAAAGACCTGTAAATGTTGATAAAACAAACTTGGTTTGGTTAAATGCTAACGACATCCAATGGGTTTCTGAAAAGAGCAATGTAAAAACTGCATTTTTATGGGGAAGTCACGAAAAAAATCAGCTACGTGCCACGCTCTTAAAACTGCCAGCTGGTTTTAACGGAAGCATAAAAAACTTAAGCCCTAATTTTAGAGCAGTGGTAATTTCTGGTGAAGTAACACATCAGTTTATTAAAAAAGATACTAAAAACGAGTTACAACCCGGTTCTTATTTTGGAGCGCAAAATGGTACTACATCAAAAATTTCAACAAAAAAAGAAACAGTTATTTATATAAGAAGCAACGGCAAATTTGAAGTAAAGTAAACGGGTTATATGCTGATTTTTTAATTGTATTAGAGATAAAAAGCTTTCTTTTTTTGGTCATAAAAATGTACCGACTCCAACTAATTAATTAAAATAGTTTTCTTGAAAAATTCTTAACCTTTAGTCATAACGGATTTGCATTAAATGACATAAAAATGTTAAAAGGGTCAAATATAATTTCAAATAAGCTATTAACTACTTAGTAATTAGTGGTTTCATTGAAGTTCTTTCTTTAAATTTATAAATATCAGTTTAATGAGATGTAGAACATAAAATTTGAAGAAATGAAAACAAATATTGGAATTACCGAGGAAAACAGATCAAAGGTTGCAGAGCATTTGTCCACCATATTGGCTGATGAATATGTGCTGTATACCAAAACTTTAAGAGCACATTGGAATTTAGAGGGTATTGATTTTCATACCAAACATGTGTTTTTTGAAGATCACTATAATGCAATTAAGGAATATATTGACGGTGTTGCAGAACGTATTAGAAAAATAGGTCATTATGCCCCTGGAACTTTAAAACAATTTTTGCAGTTAACACATTTATCGGAAGAAATAAAAGGTGATAATTTTAGCTTAAACTATATGAAAGTCTTATTAGCTGACCATGATACCATTATTGTAGAAATGAGAAAAATTATCCCTACAATAGAAGAAGATTTTGGAGACGTTGGTACTGCCGATTTTTTAACTGGACTGTTACAAGAACATGAAGAAATGGCTTGGATGTTACGTGCTAGTTTAAGCTAAAAGTATTTATACAAAAGGTATAGATTTAAATTATGCAACAAAAATACTGTCACCACATAAAAACCATTTCCAAGATTAAAACTGCTACTGAGCATATTTGTGAGGAATGTATTAAACTTGGTGATGACTGGGTGCATTTGCGTACATGTCAAGAATGTGGCGTAACGCTTTGTTGTGACGATTCTAAAAACAAACATGCTACGGCTCATTTTCATGCAACCAAGCATCCGGTTATAAGTTCGGCAGAACCTAATGAAAAATGGTTTTGGTGCTATCTTGATAATGCTTTTGCAACCTATTAAATCAAACCAATTATGATCGATCCAAAATTTCCTGAATTAACTAATGTTCAGGTAGAAAGGCTTAAGAATTACGGTGAAATAGAATTCTATAAAGAGCCAACGGTCGTTTTGGATTTTGGAGACCGGCATTATGATTTTTTTGTGGTGCTTACTGGCGGAATCAGAATTATAGACCCTGATAAAAAAGATGAAAATATTGCCATTCATACCAGACATCAATTCTCAGGTTCAAGTAGTATTCTTTCACACAGAACCGTTGGGGTTTGCGGTGAAACCTTGGCAAATACACAGCTTATAAGAATTAGTCCTGAAAACCTAAAAAGTGCCATTGCCAAATTCAGTGATATTAGCGATGTACTTCTGAATGCATTTTTATTGCGTGAAGACGCGCTGAAAAACAATGTTCAGGGTATTAAGCTCATTGGTTCTGAACACTCCAATGAAACCTACGCTATCCGTGATTTCATGGATAAGAATGATATTTGGTACAATTTCATTGATTCAGATAAGGAAGACGGATTGGTGCAGCTATTGGAGACTTTCAATTTAAAAGAATCTGATCTACCTGTTTTGATTAATAGTCAAAATGAGATTTCTGTTCGTCCATCCATAGATGAAATTGGTACGTGTACCGGTGTTCGGTTGCAATTGGATGATGATGTTTATGATGTTCTGGTGGTAGGTGCAGGTCCCGCTGGATTGGCTGCTAGTGTTTATGCCGCTTCAGAAGGCTTAAAAGTTTTGACCATAGACAGTAATTCCCCTGGCGGTCAAGCCGGTAAAAGTTCTAAAATTGAGAACTATCTTGGGTTTCCTACCGGAATTTCAGGACGTGACCTTGCGAATAATGGCTATATACAGGCACAAAAATTTGGTTGCACCATATCCGTGCCGCATAGGGTAGAGGGCATAGCGCGCAAAGAAGGTTATTACGAAGTTAATTCTAACAACACATCTATATTAAAGGCTAAAACGGTAATTGCCGCAACAGGTGCCGCGTATAGAAGACTGCCTTTAGAAGGTATTGAAAAATTTGAAGGTTCCGGAGTGTACTACAGCGCCACTTCAATGCATGCCAATATGTGTAAAAACAGCGAAATAGGTATTGTGGGCGGTGGCAACTCCGCAGGTCAGGCGGCATTGTTTTTAGCAAGCCATGCGCATAAAGTATATGTAATTATAAGAAACGAGGATATTGGCGCAAAAATGAGCGACTATCTAGTGCAGCGAATTTTCGCATGTGATAATATTGAAGTTTTAACGGGTAGTAATGTCGTTAAGGTTGACGGCGATACGTATTTGGAAAAGGTAGAAATCAAGCAAAGCGATACTTTAGTCCAAAACAACATTAATTACCTGTTTACATTTGTTGGCGCAAAACCGTGTACGGAGTGGTTAGACAATATTATAGATACGGATGCTAAAGGCTTTGTACATACAGGGCTCACTATTTGCGATAATGCTTTAAATGGCGAATCAGTTTTCAAACATAGAAAACCTTACACTTTTGAAACCAGTTTACCAGGACTTTTTGCCGTTGGGGATGTGCGTTCCGGGTCGGTTAAACGTGTAGCTTCGGCAGTAGGTGAGGGGTCTATTGTAGTTAGTGACATCCATAAATTTTTAGCGCTTGAAACCGAAGCAAAAATTATATAGTACTTTTAAGCCCTATGCCACGTACCATAATCGAAAATATTGTAATTCAAGAATACAAAGACCAAACCTTTTTTGAATTTTGTAAGTATACTACCATCCGGTTTTTTGAGATTGTGTATTTTGAAAAGGGTAGCGGCACCATAAAGATTAATGGGAAAACGGTAAACTATTCGGCTAATAGTATTTTTGTTTTTGTGCCAGATGATATTTATATCGTAAACCCAGAATCGGCGACTACAACTGTAGCTATTAAGTTTTTAAAGAGCTTTTTTAGGGGAGATGCACCGCAAAATGCAAATCTTCCTGTGAACGATTGGTTTCGTAAAATTGAAGGGATTCTAAATAGTGAAAGTCATCAATTACGTGAAATGCGTTTTGAAACCGAATCGGACAAAATACATTTACTTTCATTGATAAAAATGGTGGCGGCAGAAAACGATAAAAAGAAATCATATGACCTGTTTATCATTCAAAATTCACTTTCTGTAATTCTTCACCTTATTGCCCGTAACATTCAGTTTTTAAATGCTGATATGAGTGCCAGAATAGTGGAGTCTTCTAAAATTCAGCAAATCATCAACTTTATTCACGCCAATATTTACAATTCGGAATTGCTGACCACCAAAAACTTGGCAGAGGAGTTTCATATGGCGGACAATTACATCAGTGAATATTTTAAAAAGCATACTGATGTTTCGCTAAAAAAGTACATTCTTAACTACAAATTAAAACTCGTAGAAACCCGATTAAAATATACCGATTTACAGTTTTCTGAAATTGCAATGGAATTAGGTTTTACAGATTCTAGTCACCTTAACAAGACCTTCCAAAGTTATAAGGGGATGACTATTGGTGCTTATAAGGCAAGTATTTCCCAATAAATTACCATTTACCTCTTTTTTTACTAAAAGCCCTTTGTTTTTTACTTATCCAAAGCTTGAGTGCCTAGGTAACTTTGTACTGTATTAATAACAGAACAATAATTAACCAAAAACTCAATACTATGGAATACAAGAATTTTCAAACATTTACGGCAGAACAAAAAGGAGGAATTTTAACAGTGACTATCAATTTTGGTCCTGTAAACGTACAA
Above is a window of Maribacter aquivivus DNA encoding:
- a CDS encoding cupin domain-containing protein, whose amino-acid sequence is MKTTLKIFLIAAIFAGTSANAQVNTIDSVATSKVQHFNFDEMESETIGEGIQRKWFHGEKGQMTIFNLEKGAHIPWHQHPNEQITYIMSGKVKIKTIIDGKEEFVIVSGGEVIVFPENIPHEFWALEKTVDLDVHVPVRQDWLSKELPDYLKKSE
- a CDS encoding zinc-binding alcohol dehydrogenase family protein, whose protein sequence is MKAIGYKENLPIENVKSLQDIEIDTPKAKGRDILVEIKAISVNPADYKVRAGMPVEGDDWKIIGWDATGIVKEVGEDVTLFKVGDEVWYAGDFTRQGSYAQYQVVDERIVGKKPSSLSYAEAAALPLTSLTAWEMLFDRLEVATDDASKSILVIGAAGGVGSILVQLAKKLTKLNIIGTASREETTDWLKELGADSVINHRNKLSEEFEKYKLPAPDYIVSLNATEQHADEIVKVIKPQGKFGFIDDPKSFNVMPFKGKAVSTHIELMFTSSMFQTEDMIEQHNILNEVSKLIDNGTIKTTLGENFGTINAENMRKAHAFLETGKAKGKIVLEGF
- a CDS encoding UBP-type zinc finger domain-containing protein, whose amino-acid sequence is MQQKYCHHIKTISKIKTATEHICEECIKLGDDWVHLRTCQECGVTLCCDDSKNKHATAHFHATKHPVISSAEPNEKWFWCYLDNAFATY
- a CDS encoding Dps family protein codes for the protein MKTNIGITEENRSKVAEHLSTILADEYVLYTKTLRAHWNLEGIDFHTKHVFFEDHYNAIKEYIDGVAERIRKIGHYAPGTLKQFLQLTHLSEEIKGDNFSLNYMKVLLADHDTIIVEMRKIIPTIEEDFGDVGTADFLTGLLQEHEEMAWMLRASLS
- a CDS encoding FAD-dependent oxidoreductase, with amino-acid sequence MIDPKFPELTNVQVERLKNYGEIEFYKEPTVVLDFGDRHYDFFVVLTGGIRIIDPDKKDENIAIHTRHQFSGSSSILSHRTVGVCGETLANTQLIRISPENLKSAIAKFSDISDVLLNAFLLREDALKNNVQGIKLIGSEHSNETYAIRDFMDKNDIWYNFIDSDKEDGLVQLLETFNLKESDLPVLINSQNEISVRPSIDEIGTCTGVRLQLDDDVYDVLVVGAGPAGLAASVYAASEGLKVLTIDSNSPGGQAGKSSKIENYLGFPTGISGRDLANNGYIQAQKFGCTISVPHRVEGIARKEGYYEVNSNNTSILKAKTVIAATGAAYRRLPLEGIEKFEGSGVYYSATSMHANMCKNSEIGIVGGGNSAGQAALFLASHAHKVYVIIRNEDIGAKMSDYLVQRIFACDNIEVLTGSNVVKVDGDTYLEKVEIKQSDTLVQNNINYLFTFVGAKPCTEWLDNIIDTDAKGFVHTGLTICDNALNGESVFKHRKPYTFETSLPGLFAVGDVRSGSVKRVASAVGEGSIVVSDIHKFLALETEAKII
- a CDS encoding DUF4437 domain-containing protein → MTSIKMKYNFLIALALTVSFFLNAQTPTTDNIKSVNEVVTADNVEWSWLNPLRGDKSPAAGKLWGDRTKNEPAGFLVKFKKGFSSPPHIHNITYRGVVIKGLLHNDDENAEKQWLPAGSYWQQPAGEAHITAADGEENMAFLDIQEGPYLVKPTSEAFDNGERPVNVDKTNLVWLNANDIQWVSEKSNVKTAFLWGSHEKNQLRATLLKLPAGFNGSIKNLSPNFRAVVISGEVTHQFIKKDTKNELQPGSYFGAQNGTTSKISTKKETVIYIRSNGKFEVK
- the nfsB gene encoding oxygen-insensitive NAD(P)H nitroreductase, which codes for MNLHETLNWRYTTKEYDTTKKISDADMAEVKNLLRMSPSSVNLQPWHFIVAETTEGKARIAKGTQGFFSFNEPKVTNASAVVLFCSKIDADDAYYQHIADTEDESGRFPNQDIKNGFLGAVKAFTGIHKYDLKDLQHWMEKQVYLNIGNFLLGVASLGIDATPMEGIDVKALDEEFGLREKGYTSLVAVSLGYRAESDFNSTEKTPKSRLPESEIFTLI